In the Bremerella alba genome, one interval contains:
- a CDS encoding efflux RND transporter periplasmic adaptor subunit, producing the protein MSTSNYSPSSKSFFGQKWTKRQLWTSRLITGFLFVLLVAIVALLRYPFASAQPVPTPKAEPLPVAVVPVEPQESYTAQRTYTGMLVAAKTSELSFELPGKITQLSVDEGDHVQAGDQLAVLDDRHLLARIAQTKAERNQQLAILEELTAGPRSEVIDAASAEVRQLNAELHLQQANKKRREQLIERSAISQETLEDAVFGAEAAQGRLDAAKSRLEELQKGTRVEQVDAQKARVAGLEAQLADLQHEEEDTRLVAPFSGTIARRNFDEGSVISAGQAVFRLVQHEPLEAWFGLPPDAASTLSLGDPLPVTVNGQTRSAKVTGIIPELDTKTRTQTIVLTLAADVAHGWVPAQVARVSLASGRKSDGFWLPNSALLQGSRGLWSAYVVDQDHRVARRDLEIIYSESERSYVRGTLTSGEQVVASGVNRLVPDMQVRIHPASE; encoded by the coding sequence ATGAGCACCAGCAACTACTCGCCCAGCAGTAAGTCTTTTTTTGGCCAGAAGTGGACGAAGCGTCAACTTTGGACGTCGCGTCTTATCACGGGTTTTCTATTCGTGCTTTTGGTCGCAATTGTTGCGCTGCTTCGCTACCCATTCGCCAGTGCCCAACCGGTACCTACACCTAAGGCCGAGCCCTTGCCGGTAGCGGTCGTACCGGTCGAGCCGCAGGAAAGTTACACCGCCCAGCGTACTTACACCGGCATGCTGGTTGCCGCCAAGACGAGCGAACTAAGTTTCGAGCTTCCCGGCAAGATCACTCAGCTTTCGGTCGATGAAGGGGATCATGTGCAAGCCGGCGACCAGCTTGCCGTGCTGGACGATCGGCATCTCTTGGCCAGAATTGCCCAGACGAAAGCCGAACGCAATCAGCAGCTTGCCATTCTCGAAGAACTAACAGCAGGCCCGCGGTCCGAAGTTATCGACGCCGCATCTGCCGAAGTGCGGCAATTGAATGCCGAGCTTCACCTGCAACAAGCGAACAAGAAGCGTCGAGAACAGCTCATCGAGCGAAGTGCCATTTCGCAAGAGACGTTAGAAGACGCCGTATTCGGAGCCGAAGCCGCACAAGGTCGACTCGATGCGGCCAAGAGTCGGCTGGAAGAATTGCAAAAAGGAACACGTGTCGAACAGGTTGACGCCCAGAAAGCGAGAGTGGCCGGTCTCGAAGCTCAACTTGCCGATTTGCAGCACGAAGAAGAGGACACGCGGCTCGTCGCGCCCTTCTCAGGCACGATTGCCCGGCGAAACTTCGACGAGGGATCGGTCATCAGCGCCGGCCAGGCCGTATTTCGCCTCGTCCAGCATGAACCGCTCGAAGCATGGTTCGGATTACCGCCCGACGCGGCATCTACTTTGTCGTTAGGCGACCCGTTGCCGGTAACCGTCAACGGACAAACGCGGTCCGCGAAAGTCACCGGTATCATCCCAGAACTTGATACAAAGACCCGCACGCAGACGATCGTGCTGACGCTTGCCGCGGATGTAGCTCATGGTTGGGTACCAGCTCAGGTCGCACGGGTTTCGCTTGCCAGCGGGCGTAAGAGTGACGGTTTCTGGCTACCCAATTCGGCGCTGCTGCAAGGTTCACGCGGCCTCTGGTCGGCTTACGTCGTCGACCAGGATCACCGCGTGGCGCGCCGTGATCTGGAGATCATCTATAGCGAGAGTGAGCGTTCGTACGTCCGCGGCACGTTGACATCCGGCGAACAGGTCGTGGCCAGTGGCGTCAATCGTTTGGTGCCTGACATGCAAGTCCGTATCCATCCGGCAAGCGAGTAA
- a CDS encoding TetR/AcrR family transcriptional regulator, which produces MPTLSRKQREIQDREAQILSVAREMLLKDGYLGMSMDRIAEAVEYGKGTVYRHFPNKEDIILALAVETQKKRTALFQRASLFRGASRERLTAVGVACELFVRLYTSHFHVEQVVRLSSIWEKTSEKRQNVLRTCEQACMGIVSGIVRDAVSQGDLTLPEDITPEDMVFGMWAINFGSFSIMSTSGSLDEIGIEDPTLAIRGCINHMLDGFGWRLLSTEHDYEAVFEKALTETFADEHQQLLAQQ; this is translated from the coding sequence ATGCCAACATTAAGCCGTAAACAGCGAGAAATTCAGGACCGTGAAGCTCAGATTCTATCCGTAGCACGCGAAATGCTGCTCAAGGATGGTTACCTGGGAATGAGCATGGACCGTATCGCCGAAGCGGTGGAGTACGGAAAAGGAACCGTATACCGCCATTTTCCTAACAAGGAAGACATCATTCTGGCCCTGGCCGTCGAGACTCAAAAGAAACGCACCGCCTTGTTTCAAAGGGCATCGTTGTTTCGAGGCGCGTCTCGCGAGCGGCTGACCGCCGTCGGGGTTGCTTGCGAGCTGTTTGTGCGGTTGTACACGAGCCATTTTCATGTCGAGCAAGTTGTACGCTTGTCCTCGATCTGGGAAAAAACCTCGGAAAAACGGCAGAATGTGTTGCGAACGTGCGAACAGGCTTGCATGGGGATCGTGTCTGGAATTGTCCGAGATGCCGTTTCCCAGGGCGATTTAACACTGCCTGAGGATATCACGCCCGAGGATATGGTATTCGGTATGTGGGCGATCAATTTTGGGTCGTTTTCGATCATGTCGACCAGCGGATCGCTCGACGAAATTGGAATTGAAGACCCGACTCTCGCGATTCGTGGTTGCATTAATCACATGTTGGACGGTTTCGGTTGGAGATTGTTATCGACCGAACATGATTATGAAGCCGTTTTTGAGAAGGCCCTAACAGAGACTTTTGCCGATGAGCACCAGCAACTACTCGCCCAGCAGTAA